In one window of Fervidobacterium thailandense DNA:
- a CDS encoding thioredoxin family protein, with protein sequence MIEKVEVFGRGCPKCKQTVKILEMAISELGLNVQVEKVEDLTEIVNRGIVSTPAVAINGKVVISGRIPTLEEVKELLSKEA encoded by the coding sequence ATGATCGAGAAGGTTGAAGTTTTTGGGAGAGGTTGTCCGAAGTGCAAACAGACGGTGAAGATACTGGAAATGGCGATAAGCGAACTGGGACTGAATGTGCAGGTGGAAAAGGTGGAAGACCTCACCGAGATTGTAAACCGAGGTATTGTATCGACTCCCGCAGTAGCGATTAACGGAAAGGTCGTCATTTCTGGCAGGATCCCAACGCTGGAAGAGGTAAAGGAGCTACTCAGTAAGGAAGCGTAA
- a CDS encoding IMPACT family protein — protein MDVERFKTIEGRVERTIKIERSEFIATLSYAETDEDARTFISEISKKYKDATHNCPAYRILTVNGIVEFSSDAGEPSGTAGVPMLNVLRREGLLNVAVVVTRYFGGVKLGIRGLIEAYSRSVEEVVRYAKELGQIIVKKRAYKQKLKIDFPSYGKKMQQLAYMGVNILDISYDEHYAYVEVLTESSLDLPEVIETAEVYVRE, from the coding sequence ATGGACGTTGAAAGATTCAAAACTATCGAGGGTAGAGTAGAACGAACGATTAAGATTGAGAGATCCGAATTCATCGCAACCTTGAGCTATGCTGAAACCGACGAAGATGCTCGAACATTCATTTCCGAGATAAGTAAGAAATACAAAGACGCAACACATAACTGTCCAGCTTACAGGATCCTAACCGTTAACGGTATCGTCGAATTCTCGTCAGACGCGGGGGAACCTTCCGGGACGGCCGGTGTCCCTATGTTGAACGTACTTAGAAGAGAGGGCCTTTTGAATGTGGCCGTCGTTGTCACGCGATACTTCGGTGGTGTCAAACTCGGCATCAGAGGGCTAATAGAAGCGTATTCGCGGAGTGTGGAAGAAGTAGTTCGTTATGCTAAAGAACTTGGTCAGATAATTGTGAAAAAGCGAGCATACAAGCAAAAACTCAAGATTGATTTCCCTTCGTACGGCAAAAAGATGCAGCAGCTGGCATATATGGGGGTTAACATACTTGATATTTCCTACGACGAGCATTATGCTTATGTTGAAGTCCTCACCGAATCCAGCCTCGATCTTCCGGAGGTTATCGAGACAGCCGAAGTGTACGTTCGAGAATAA
- the yfcE gene encoding phosphodiesterase: MKFLVISDTHGSVKAWEDISKLFNLKEFDAIFHLGDVFYHGPRNPFPEKYSPKDLAEELKKHSINYIRGNCDADVDLKVLELPEVPKVSMEYFGDFAVLMTHGEIFEENDIKDFLSDKNVHFLFHGHTHVAKIEEIDGKVVMNPGSPSLPKGDTPRSVLVIEIENETFAAKFYDLDSGQVYMQAKWTLKDSKLSRVE, from the coding sequence ATGAAATTTCTCGTTATCAGTGATACCCACGGCTCGGTCAAAGCGTGGGAGGATATTAGTAAACTTTTTAACCTCAAAGAATTTGATGCGATATTTCATCTCGGAGATGTCTTCTATCACGGGCCGAGAAACCCATTTCCCGAAAAGTACAGTCCGAAGGACCTTGCGGAAGAGTTGAAAAAACATAGCATAAACTATATCAGAGGAAATTGCGACGCGGACGTTGATTTGAAAGTTCTTGAATTACCGGAAGTTCCAAAGGTTTCGATGGAGTACTTTGGAGACTTCGCAGTGCTCATGACGCACGGAGAAATCTTTGAAGAAAACGATATCAAAGACTTTTTAAGTGACAAAAATGTTCACTTCCTATTCCACGGACACACCCACGTTGCGAAAATTGAAGAAATAGACGGTAAAGTTGTCATGAACCCAGGCAGCCCGTCACTACCAAAAGGTGATACTCCCCGCAGCGTGTTGGTCATAGAAATAGAAAATGAAACGTTTGCGGCAAAGTTCTACGACCTTGATTCTGGGCAGGTGTACATGCAAGCCAAATGGACGTTGAAAGATTCAAAACTATCGAGGGTAGAGTAG
- a CDS encoding histidine triad nucleotide-binding protein, whose product MADCVFCKIIDGQIPSEKVHEDEDFIVIKDIRPVAPVHLLVIYKKHVPTVTELQVEDSQKLWRLFEVIKKVTKEQGLESFRIVQNNGKDAGQEIPHIHFHVIGGRRLGHIG is encoded by the coding sequence ATGGCCGACTGTGTATTTTGCAAGATTATCGATGGACAGATACCTTCCGAAAAAGTGCACGAAGATGAAGACTTCATCGTTATCAAAGACATACGCCCCGTAGCACCTGTGCATCTTCTAGTCATATACAAGAAACACGTTCCAACCGTAACCGAGTTACAAGTCGAAGATTCGCAGAAACTTTGGCGACTATTTGAAGTTATAAAGAAAGTGACAAAGGAACAAGGACTTGAGAGCTTCAGAATCGTTCAGAATAACGGAAAGGATGCTGGACAGGAGATTCCACACATACATTTTCACGTCATAGGTGGCAGGCGTTTGGGACACATAGGCTAA
- a CDS encoding pyridoxal phosphate-dependent aminotransferase, whose translation MISKRALETPASPIRRLVPYADEARKRGIHIYYLNIGQPDIKTPKVWYEYIEKYKPEVVAYTHSQGLLELREAFAQYYKRHNIHVTPDEIMITNGGSEAIMFALGVVCDPGDEVITIEPFYANYMGFAAYLNVKLVPVTAHPEDGYRLPPMEEFEKVVSPRTKAILFSNPSNPTGTVYTYEEMKQIVDFAKKHNLVIISDEVYREFTFDGRKHVSAFYFEGIEDQLIMVDSISKRYSACGARIGTFVTKNKEFYKNALKFAQARLCPAETTQFGAIGLLTLDESYTNEVRDEYQRRRDATYEAMKDIPGVVVHKPEGAFYLAAKLPVDNAEEFIIWMLKEFNVDGKTTMVSPLSGFYATPGAGLSEIRIAYVLEADKLADAVRILGKGIEEYNKHKK comes from the coding sequence ATGATTTCCAAAAGGGCGCTTGAAACACCGGCAAGTCCGATTAGACGTTTGGTTCCCTACGCGGATGAGGCAAGGAAAAGGGGAATACACATTTACTATCTCAACATAGGTCAACCGGATATAAAGACCCCGAAAGTATGGTACGAGTATATAGAGAAATACAAACCCGAAGTCGTCGCGTACACGCATTCCCAAGGGTTGCTAGAGCTTAGGGAAGCGTTTGCCCAGTATTACAAAAGGCACAACATACACGTTACACCGGACGAAATCATGATAACCAACGGCGGTAGCGAGGCCATAATGTTTGCACTTGGTGTCGTATGCGATCCCGGCGATGAAGTGATCACTATAGAGCCATTCTACGCTAACTACATGGGATTTGCTGCGTATCTTAACGTTAAACTTGTTCCAGTAACCGCTCACCCAGAAGACGGATACAGGTTGCCCCCTATGGAAGAATTTGAAAAAGTAGTCTCACCACGGACCAAAGCGATCCTCTTCTCCAACCCATCTAACCCAACTGGAACGGTGTACACTTACGAGGAGATGAAACAAATCGTTGATTTCGCAAAGAAACACAACTTAGTTATAATTTCGGATGAGGTTTACAGAGAATTCACTTTCGACGGTCGTAAACACGTTTCGGCATTTTACTTTGAAGGCATCGAAGACCAGCTAATAATGGTTGATAGCATCTCAAAACGCTACAGTGCATGCGGTGCTCGAATTGGAACGTTCGTAACAAAGAACAAAGAATTTTACAAGAACGCTCTCAAATTTGCACAGGCAAGACTCTGTCCGGCCGAGACAACACAGTTTGGTGCCATCGGTTTGCTCACGTTGGATGAGAGTTACACAAACGAAGTACGAGACGAGTACCAGAGAAGAAGGGATGCTACATACGAAGCGATGAAAGACATACCCGGTGTCGTAGTCCACAAACCGGAAGGTGCATTCTACCTTGCAGCAAAATTACCAGTCGATAACGCCGAGGAATTTATAATCTGGATGCTTAAGGAATTCAACGTCGATGGAAAAACCACGATGGTCTCGCCACTGAGTGGATTCTACGCAACACCCGGAGCTGGACTGAGCGAAATCCGAATAGCTTACGTTTTGGAAGCGGATAAATTGGCCGATGCTGTGAGGATTCTTGGCAAGGGTATTGAAGAATACAATAAGCACAAAAAGTGA
- a CDS encoding permease gives MKELVLIVSLFLIFYLVPFDNPAVNESILNGLKMLNEYAREHVLLCLVPAFFIAGTISALLKKETILKLLSARTKRYISYPVAATGGAVLAVCSCTILPLFGGIYKKGAGIGPATTFLFAGPAINISAVFLTARVLGWDLGLARLIATLTTAILIGLVMEVIFQERGTGDIVNSSDQSSPDDLRTWIFFFLQLTFLVFSTLKVSKALKIWLLVTTGSIILYMALFMLKRDERAHWLSETLDFAKRILPYLFLGVFIAGILTKVVSERLITLVLGRNDFFSSLLASIIGAFTYFATLTEVPIVQALQQLGMAKGPTLALLMAGNSISLPSMIVITKLIGKRRAFVYFGLVVFFSAISGFVYGLMG, from the coding sequence ATGAAAGAGTTGGTATTAATTGTATCTTTATTTTTGATCTTCTATCTTGTTCCCTTCGACAATCCTGCGGTGAATGAGAGCATTTTGAATGGTCTTAAGATGCTGAACGAGTATGCTCGAGAACACGTGTTACTCTGCCTGGTTCCCGCTTTCTTTATTGCTGGTACGATTTCCGCTCTCTTGAAAAAGGAAACTATTTTAAAGTTGTTGAGTGCGAGGACAAAACGGTATATCTCGTACCCTGTTGCCGCCACCGGTGGAGCTGTTCTTGCGGTGTGTTCTTGCACGATTCTTCCTTTGTTCGGTGGCATCTACAAAAAGGGAGCTGGTATAGGACCGGCAACAACGTTTCTTTTCGCAGGTCCGGCAATCAATATTAGTGCTGTTTTTCTAACAGCTCGTGTCCTTGGATGGGATCTTGGATTGGCGAGACTCATCGCGACGTTGACTACGGCTATTCTCATCGGACTTGTCATGGAAGTAATTTTTCAGGAACGTGGGACGGGGGACATTGTTAACTCTTCTGATCAATCCTCTCCGGATGACCTGCGAACGTGGATTTTCTTCTTCCTCCAGTTAACATTTCTGGTTTTCTCAACGCTCAAAGTGAGCAAAGCTTTGAAGATTTGGTTATTAGTTACTACAGGTTCTATTATCCTCTACATGGCTTTATTCATGCTCAAACGGGATGAAAGAGCACATTGGCTTTCGGAAACATTGGATTTTGCTAAGAGGATCCTGCCTTATCTATTCTTAGGTGTCTTCATCGCCGGGATACTGACGAAGGTGGTTTCCGAAAGGTTAATTACATTGGTGCTTGGACGAAATGATTTCTTCTCCAGCCTTCTGGCATCCATCATTGGGGCCTTCACTTATTTTGCTACACTAACGGAGGTTCCGATAGTCCAGGCGCTTCAGCAATTAGGTATGGCGAAGGGGCCAACGTTGGCGTTGTTGATGGCTGGTAATTCTATCAGTTTGCCGAGTATGATTGTGATAACAAAGCTAATTGGCAAGCGCAGGGCTTTTGTGTACTTTGGGTTGGTGGTATTTTTCTCAGCTATCTCGGGATTTGTTTACGGATTGATGGGATGA